A window of Thermosynechococcus sp. NK55a contains these coding sequences:
- the apcB gene encoding allophycocyanin subunit beta: protein MRDAVTTLIKNYDSTGRYLDRDAVDRLRSYFNSGAARVKAAAVINANAAAIVKEAASALFTEQPELIQPGGNAYTTRRYATCLRDMDYYLRYASYAIVAGDVDVLNERVLEGLRETYNSLGVPIGPTVRGIQIMKEIVRDRVAAAGIEDTSIVEQPFDYMCRQLSEVNI, encoded by the coding sequence ATGCGTGATGCCGTCACCACACTCATTAAAAACTATGACTCCACCGGTCGCTACCTCGATCGCGATGCTGTTGACAGGTTACGCTCCTACTTTAATTCCGGTGCGGCACGGGTGAAGGCGGCAGCAGTGATCAATGCCAATGCCGCCGCCATCGTTAAGGAAGCGGCTTCTGCCCTCTTTACAGAGCAGCCGGAACTGATTCAACCCGGCGGCAACGCCTACACCACACGCCGCTACGCCACCTGCCTACGGGATATGGACTACTACCTGCGCTATGCCAGCTATGCCATTGTGGCCGGGGATGTGGATGTCCTCAACGAGCGTGTCCTCGAAGGTTTGCGGGAAACCTACAACTCCCTTGGCGTGCCCATTGGACCAACGGTGCGCGGCATTCAAATCATGAAAGAGATTGTGCGCGATCGCGTGGCTGCTGCTGGCATTGAAGACACCAGTATTGTTGAACAGCCCTTTGACTACATGTGCCGCCAACTCAGTGAAGTGAATATCTGA